The Leucobacter rhizosphaerae genome includes a region encoding these proteins:
- the hisS gene encoding histidine--tRNA ligase: MATPVNPPRGMRDFLPADKARREHALGVIRGVYRAHGFDEIETPVVEDYARLHAGLGGDNEKLSFSILKRGIRPEAFEAAAASGDVEQLADLGLRFDLTVPLTRFYASHRAELPAVFRAIQIAPVWRAERPQKGRYRQFVQADIDIIGEAGLLAEIELITATSQALSELGLSGCVIRVNDRRILFGLLDHCGFAPETHDGALITIDKLDKIGAAGVVEELRGIDPAAAERLGAVLGGIEPALAGDGIALTRDAITAVLPDGAAADGIANLAALGEALAGGLPDGVAVQFDPTLVRGMGYYTGTIFEVAHPGSGSSVGGGGRYDGMVGRFLGQDVPAVGFSIGFERVVDLIELPETDGPDAVVLVHDAEAEFADLLSLKRELVERGHRVRLEKRQKNMKTLLARVTAEGFASFAAVRPGVRDVDALEFRPLADERS; this comes from the coding sequence ATGGCAACCCCCGTGAATCCTCCGCGCGGCATGCGCGATTTCCTCCCCGCCGACAAGGCCCGCCGCGAGCACGCGCTCGGGGTGATCCGCGGAGTGTACCGCGCGCACGGTTTCGACGAGATCGAGACCCCCGTGGTCGAGGACTACGCACGCCTGCACGCCGGTCTCGGCGGGGACAACGAGAAGCTCTCCTTCTCGATCCTGAAGCGGGGGATCCGGCCCGAGGCATTCGAGGCCGCCGCTGCATCCGGCGACGTCGAGCAGCTGGCCGACCTCGGTCTCCGCTTCGACCTCACCGTGCCGCTCACGCGATTCTACGCCTCGCACCGAGCCGAGCTCCCCGCCGTCTTCCGCGCTATCCAGATCGCGCCGGTCTGGCGCGCCGAGCGCCCCCAAAAGGGGCGCTACCGCCAGTTCGTGCAGGCCGACATCGACATCATCGGCGAGGCCGGGCTGCTCGCCGAGATCGAGCTCATCACCGCCACGTCGCAGGCGTTGTCCGAGCTCGGCCTCTCGGGCTGCGTCATCCGCGTCAACGACCGGCGCATCCTCTTCGGGCTGCTGGATCACTGCGGGTTCGCCCCCGAGACCCACGACGGCGCCCTCATCACCATCGACAAGCTCGACAAGATCGGCGCCGCGGGAGTGGTCGAGGAGCTGCGCGGGATCGACCCCGCGGCGGCCGAGCGGCTCGGCGCCGTGCTCGGCGGGATCGAGCCCGCACTCGCCGGCGACGGGATCGCGCTCACCCGCGACGCCATCACTGCGGTGCTGCCCGATGGTGCGGCAGCGGACGGCATCGCCAATCTCGCAGCCCTGGGCGAGGCGCTCGCGGGCGGGCTGCCCGACGGGGTCGCGGTGCAGTTCGACCCGACCCTCGTGCGCGGCATGGGGTACTACACCGGCACGATCTTCGAGGTCGCCCACCCGGGGTCGGGCAGTTCGGTCGGCGGTGGGGGTCGGTACGACGGCATGGTGGGTCGGTTCTTGGGGCAGGACGTCCCCGCCGTCGGATTCTCGATCGGCTTCGAGCGTGTGGTGGATCTCATCGAGCTCCCGGAGACGGATGGACCCGACGCCGTCGTGCTCGTCCACGATGCCGAGGCCGAGTTCGCCGACCTGTTGAGCCTGAAGCGCGAGCTCGTCGAGCGCGGTCACCGGGTCCGGCTCGAGAAGCGGCAGAAGAACATGAAGACGCTGCTCGCGCGCGTCACCGCGGAAGGTTTCGCGAGTTTCGCCGCGGTGCGCCCCGGCGTTCGCGACGTCGACGCGCTGGAATTCCGCCCGCTCGCCGACGAGCGCTCCTAG
- a CDS encoding VOC family protein produces the protein MSTSIFVNIATADLERAKAFYTALGCEINPLFTDENAACVVWDEQVFFMVLTREYFATFTDKVLADTATTAQVLIALSRESREAVDAVLEAGLAAGGSEPKAAQDYGFMYSRDLEDPDGNILEFLYMDPAAVEQGPEAFMADSE, from the coding sequence ATGAGTACCTCGATCTTCGTCAACATCGCCACCGCCGACCTCGAACGCGCCAAGGCGTTCTACACCGCGCTCGGGTGCGAGATCAATCCGCTCTTCACCGACGAGAACGCGGCGTGTGTCGTCTGGGACGAGCAGGTCTTCTTCATGGTGCTCACGCGCGAGTACTTCGCGACATTCACCGACAAGGTGCTCGCGGACACCGCGACCACGGCCCAGGTACTCATCGCACTCTCCCGCGAGTCGCGCGAGGCCGTGGACGCGGTGCTCGAGGCGGGTTTGGCCGCGGGCGGATCGGAGCCCAAGGCGGCTCAGGACTACGGCTTCATGTACTCCCGCGACCTGGAGGATCCCGACGGCAACATCCTCGAGTTCCTCTACATGGATCCCGCAGCTGTGGAGCAGGGCCCCGAAGCGTTCATGGCGGACTCCGAGTAG
- the eno gene encoding phosphopyruvate hydratase, whose amino-acid sequence MAFIDAVIAREILDSRGNPTVEVEVGLTDDSVGRAAVPSGASTGAFEAYELRDGDADRYLGKGVTKAVDAVFDVLAPAVEGFAADDQRIIDQVLIEVDGTENKQRVGANAILGISLAVAHAAAASAELPLYRYLGGPNASTLPVPLMNIINGGAHADTGVDIQEFMAVPLGAETFSEGLRWGVEVYHALKALLNEKGLSTGLGDEGGFAPDLPTNAEALDLIVEAITRAGLEPGRDVAVALDVASSEFYADGVYTFEGQQRTAEEMTAYYEDLLNRYPLVSIEDPLDEGDWDGWKHLTDRLGSRVQLVGDDLFVTNPKRLADGIEKGVANSLLVKVNQIGTLTETFDAVQLAQRAGYTAVMSHRSGETEDVTIADLAVATDCGQIKTGAPARSDRVAKYNQLLRIEEELGGAAKYAGRGAFPRFSA is encoded by the coding sequence GTGGCATTTATCGACGCGGTAATCGCACGCGAGATTCTCGATTCGCGTGGCAACCCGACTGTTGAGGTCGAGGTTGGCCTCACCGACGATTCGGTGGGCCGTGCCGCGGTGCCGTCCGGTGCCTCGACCGGGGCGTTCGAAGCCTACGAACTGCGCGATGGCGACGCCGACCGCTACCTCGGCAAGGGCGTCACCAAGGCCGTCGACGCCGTCTTCGACGTGCTCGCCCCCGCGGTCGAGGGCTTCGCAGCCGACGACCAGCGGATCATCGACCAGGTGCTCATCGAGGTCGACGGCACCGAGAACAAGCAGCGCGTGGGCGCCAACGCGATCCTCGGCATCAGCCTCGCCGTCGCGCACGCCGCGGCCGCCTCCGCCGAGCTCCCGCTCTACCGCTACCTCGGTGGCCCCAACGCGAGCACCCTGCCCGTGCCGCTCATGAACATCATCAACGGTGGCGCGCACGCCGACACCGGCGTCGACATCCAGGAGTTCATGGCGGTGCCGCTGGGCGCCGAGACCTTTTCCGAGGGCCTCCGCTGGGGCGTCGAGGTGTACCACGCGCTCAAGGCGCTGCTGAACGAGAAGGGCCTCTCGACCGGCCTGGGCGACGAGGGCGGCTTCGCCCCCGACCTGCCGACGAACGCCGAGGCGCTCGACCTGATCGTCGAGGCGATCACGCGCGCGGGTCTCGAGCCGGGTCGCGACGTGGCGGTGGCGCTCGACGTGGCCTCGTCGGAGTTCTACGCCGACGGCGTCTACACGTTCGAGGGTCAGCAGCGCACGGCCGAGGAGATGACCGCCTACTACGAGGATCTGCTGAACCGCTACCCGCTCGTCTCGATCGAGGACCCGCTCGACGAGGGGGACTGGGACGGCTGGAAGCACCTCACCGACCGCCTCGGCAGCCGCGTCCAGCTCGTCGGCGACGATCTCTTCGTCACGAATCCGAAGCGCCTCGCCGACGGCATCGAGAAGGGCGTCGCGAACTCGCTCCTCGTCAAGGTGAACCAGATCGGCACGCTCACCGAGACCTTCGACGCCGTGCAGCTCGCGCAGCGCGCCGGCTACACGGCCGTCATGTCGCACCGCTCGGGTGAGACCGAGGACGTGACGATCGCCGACCTCGCCGTCGCCACGGACTGCGGGCAGATCAAGACCGGCGCTCCCGCCCGCTCCGACCGCGTGGCGAAGTACAACCAGCTGCTCCGCATCGAGGAGGAGCTCGGCGGCGCCGCGAAGTACGCCGGCCGCGGCGCCTTCCCGCGGTTCTCCGCCTAA